A portion of the Lolium rigidum isolate FL_2022 chromosome 1, APGP_CSIRO_Lrig_0.1, whole genome shotgun sequence genome contains these proteins:
- the LOC124656026 gene encoding F-box protein At5g39450-like, whose protein sequence is MAAVVDGAELILSVPDDVLALISAHLRPGDLLALSAASRRLHAALSAADKPWLAQCRRLLPSSLSHLLAWRAAAGGSSLTVCRFLHSVSPLRGLWAHQNPELGNLVAVLPGFLSLVAVRAIPQELSPRLLWAPVFEILADAHGRPTLLFLHGHHPGSLFPGLFDALNPHANTLLLEAHASLSSSPIQQFPRLSFGNRRRLLDALVASCGLTLPPDLAAAPLFARSDEDIPVLAARREAMLRMHTESGGGMVGTPELEALLLGAKKMLPLPAVDATGDEVGLRRSLSAMACRLKNGLRQMVTRSASANSRSDYADSKHLPFDKFLRAGQMVGLSLRGSRMRLSTYRAWPSMNDNRLALYKLTTQTPMPGREYAGLWGGTFGWPPGRPEDECKPGKALFFLLLSYEKDSEGKLLLIATKVLEGTHYVVHPNGSSMFVVRVGEPSTEAFPWTTEDEDSRSVDIERSFAGEGIANGYGFRYPGSKPGSLFVLRDGRLAFVWRDSKSVLTLQRLNLEELLRKGERVPALPPIPNFVYLTKSYSNVYTVMHGSSSCSSSTSQVRDATKGQELR, encoded by the exons ATGGCTGCCGTCGTCGACGGCGCCGAGCTCATCCTCTCGGTGCCGGACGACGTGCTCGCCCTGATCTCCGCCCATCTCCGTCCCGGCGACCTCCTCGCGCTCtccgccgcctcgcgccgcctccacgcCGCCCTCTCCGCCGCCGACAAGCCGTGGCTCGCCcagtgccgccgcctcctcccctcctccctgTCCCACCTCCTAGCCtggcgcgccgccgcgggcggatcCTCCCTCACCGTCTGCCGCTTCCTCCACTCCGTGTCCCCGCTCCGCGGCCTCTGGGCGCACCAGAACCCCGAGCTCGGCAACCTCGTCGCCGTGCTCCCGGGCTTTCTTTCCCTCGTCGCCGTCCGCGCCATCCCGCAGGAGCTCTCCCCGCGCCTGCTCTGGGCCCCCGTCTTCGAGATCCTCGCCGACGCCCACGGCCGTCCTACGCTCCTCTTCCTCCATGGCCATCACCCAGGCTCCCTCTTCCCCGGCCTCTTCGACGCCCTCAACCCCCACGCCAACACGCTCCTCCTCGAGGCCCACGCGTCCCTCTCCTCCTCGCCTATCCAGCAGTTCCCGCGCCTCTCCTTCGGCAACCGCCGACGGCTGCTCGACGCCCTCGTGGCCTCCTGCGGCCTCACGCTCCCGCCGGACCTCGCCGCGGCGCCGCTCTTCGCGCGGTCCGACGAGGACATCCCCGTGCTCGCCGCGCGTCGGGAAGCTATGCTGCGGATGCACACCGAGTCCGGCGGGGGTATGGTGGGCACGCCGGAGCTCGAGGCGCTGCTACTGGGGGCCAAGAAGATGCTGCCACTGCCCGCGGTCGACGCTACCGGCGACGAAGTGGGGCTGCGGAGGAGCCTCTCTGCGATGGCTTGCCGCCTCAAGAATGGGCTGCGCCAGATGGTGACACGCTCTGCGTCAGCCAATTCGAGGTCAGACTACGCGGACAGCAAGCATCTGCCATTCGACAAGTTCTTGCGCGCCGGTCAGATGGTCGGCCTCAGCCTCCGGGGCTCGCGGATGCGGCTGTCGACCTACCGCGCATGGCCGAGCATGAACGATAACCGGTTGGCGCTCTACAAGCTGACGACGCAGACACCCATGCCCGGCCGGGAGTATGCCGGGCTGTGGGGAGGCACATTTGGGTGGCCACCGGGGCGACCGGAGGACGAGTGCAAACCAGGGAAGGctctcttcttccttctcctttcATATGAGAAAGACAGCGAAGGGAAGCTTCTGCTGATTGCAACCAAGGTGTTAGAGGGCACACACTATGTGGTGCATCCCAATGGGTCATCCATGTTTGTGGTGCGGGTGGGTGAACCATCCACAGAGGCATTTCCATGGACGACAGAAGACGAGGATTCCCGCAGTGTGGACATCGAGAGAAGTTTTGCCGGGGAGGGCATTGCCAATGGTTATGGGTTCAGGTACCCTGGCTCAAAGCCTGGGTCATTGTTTGTTCTCCGGGATGGCCGGCTCGCCTTTGTTTGGAGAGACAGCAAGTCTGTCCTCACCTTGCAAAGGCTCAATTTAGAGGAGCTACTGAGGAAAGGGGAGCGTGTGCCTGCATTGCCGCCGATACCAAACTTTGTGTACCTCACCAAGTCTTACTCCAATGTGTACACTGTGATGCACGGTAGTTCCAGCTGCTCATCTTCTACCTCCCAG GTAAGAGACGCAACTAAGGGCCAGGAACTCAGATGA